The Marinobacter szutsaonensis DNA window GGCGCGCACGCAGCACTCCGCCGTCTCGGTCGCTACTGTTGTCATTCAAGTAGCCGAAAACACTATACCTAAGCGTGTCTGCATTCGCTTGGATAAGGCCCTCCGGCTTCCAACCCTGCGAATACTGAACACAGTTACCCTCCAACCCGACGTTAGAATCACAGACCTTAACTCTGACTGTTGCCCGGTAACTGAAGCCATTTCCCTCGCTGACAGGATATTGCTCTTCAGTCTCTCCAGCTGGCCTGCTTGCAGGGAAGTTATCAGGATCGAATGTTACTTCCTCGGCGTCCACGGAGGTGTCGCCCAAGCTAAACCTCATATCCACGCCCAGGCCCTCTATTTTTACCTTGACGTTCGCTGCGTCAAAAGGTGTCGCAGAGCGCACGACATCTTGACCGGAAATTTCTTTAATTTCGAGAGAGCTTTGTCCAGGATGCCGGGCTTTTTCCAACCAAGTCTCTGTCGGTGTATCCCTGTATCGGTATCCGCCCGTCAATGCTTTTCTAAAAGGATCAATAGTTTGGGTCGTTGCCCAGTTAAGGAAATTACCACTCCATTCCCCGGAGCCAGTGCAATTCTTAGACGTCGAGACGCTGGTTGGATAGAAATGCCTATTCTCTTCTTCCCCATGATTATATCGGTAGCATTTCTGCGGATCGAAATACCCTTCATAGTTTTCGCTTGGATTATAGTCACCCAAGTTCGCCAAACTCTGAATGGTCGGGTATTCAACAGATGGAGTGAGCACAAGGTTCGCAGGCACCCCGCGACCGCCGCCCAGGTAAAGCGGTTGATCAGCTAGAGTACCCGGCGCCGCATAGCCAGTGACCGGCAGCACCATGAGCATCCCCAGTCCAAAATTACGAAACAGGCGAATTACTTTTTCCATTGGTTATTCCTCCGCCGCTGCCGTTACAGGTTACGGGTATAATAAGATTCAACAATTCGTTGAGAATCACCGGATACACCAGGACTCCAAACAACAATTCTGAATGCCTGAGCATTTAGCGCTCCGGTTTCGTGCGTATACCCCTCCACAACGATGTCTGTGATCTGCTCTTCCTGATATGCATCGCCGATGTGTTCTATAAAGTACCTCGGAGTCACACCCTGGATCTCGTTGGCATCGCTGACCCCCGTACCTTGCGACCAGTCATGTGTAAGCGGATCGGGAGACGCATTATCTGGTCCATACAAGCCATCGGATCCATCGAAACTGGAAAGCAATGAAATGCCCTCAAGACGGACCTCGGCATCCCGCAATCCAGACTCTGCGATTTCCAGAGAAACCATCCCTTCCCGAGCTCCCGAGACCATCTTTTCCTGCATGATGCTGCCTTGCATGCTTGAAATGGCCAACAGAGTGAGAACCAATAGAAGCAGCAGGGAGAGAATGAGAGCGGCCCCTCGCTGTTTGCCACCAACATCGAAAAAGCAATGACTCATAACCGGTTCCTCATTGCAGTGGTTGCCGTATACACACGGTAAAGGTACGTATCGCCTGCACTTGCCTGACTCCAGCTATTGGTAGCATCACAATCCACCCAGCCCGGATAGCAGTATCTTTGTCCACCATCCGTTACACCATCTTCAGGTGATCGGACGAGGTAACTCATCCGGACAGCAACGGAATTGTCGGCTTGAGTCCGTCCTGCAGTGGTTCCCGAACCTGCGGGATCCTCCCAGCTATCGACCTGTCCATCATCATTGCTATCCACACCCAACTGAACCTGAAAATTCTGAACATTTTCGACCAACGCTACGGGGCTGAAAAAGGTACCCGTAACACTCCCTTGAATTGAGACGCCATCCATAACAAGCTCCCGGTTTCCGGTGGTGGCGTTATCGCTCAGGTAGAATCGGAACTGTCGCGGGCGGAAAATTGAGGCCCCATCGGGGTCATCGTTATAGTCTGTCGATAGTTGTTGGGTGTAATTCCCCGGCCCTCCACTTACGGAACCGGCGTTGTGGACCACAACATCATTCGAAGAGTTCACGTTCGTAACTTGAAAGACATCACCTTGCTTGCAATTGGTTACAATAAGAATGTCATTTTCATTAAACGTACTATTATCCGAAACTTGGAGGTTGGCGGCTTGCTGGCTCGGCTGAAAAGTGACACTAATTGCAGTATCCCCACTTACACCGCCCAGAGAGATACGA harbors:
- a CDS encoding PilX N-terminal domain-containing pilus assembly protein; the protein is MSHCFFDVGGKQRGAALILSLLLLLVLTLLAISSMQGSIMQEKMVSGAREGMVSLEIAESGLRDAEVRLEGISLLSSFDGSDGLYGPDNASPDPLTHDWSQGTGVSDANEIQGVTPRYFIEHIGDAYQEEQITDIVVEGYTHETGALNAQAFRIVVWSPGVSGDSQRIVESYYTRNL
- a CDS encoding PilW family protein, with the translated sequence MTIKQQKGLTIIEVMIALTLSLILTVGLTQIFVSNSQTFRVAEASARTQETGRLSTMIVSREVRNAGYWGCLGTDGLQAGRLNSILNESGFDVSALLRGLDADDGTGPGGSDRISLGGVSGDTAISVTFQPSQQAANLQVSDNSTFNENDILIVTNCKQGDVFQVTNVNSSNDVVVHNAGSVSGGPGNYTQQLSTDYNDDPDGASIFRPRQFRFYLSDNATTGNRELVMDGVSIQGSVTGTFFSPVALVENVQNFQVQLGVDSNDDGQVDSWEDPAGSGTTAGRTQADNSVAVRMSYLVRSPEDGVTDGGQRYCYPGWVDCDATNSWSQASAGDTYLYRVYTATTAMRNRL